The proteins below are encoded in one region of Flavobacterium sp. IMCC34852:
- a CDS encoding alpha-2-macroglobulin family protein, with translation MKTSKILGLLVAMLLWQSCSKKSASDFDSDPSLYKDYITGFSSGFVSVNSDFRVQLAFNKSDWKPNQELDEDLFDISPSVSGKVVALSPNTIAFIPKEKLEQNTLYQITLHLSDITNKVPKELKDFNFSVKTIKQDFIVNTQDLQSYSRDWYYLHGNLKTADNLSFEEAQKIIEATQNDKKLKIKFDKAVSTATDFKFIIDSIQRFEDDGEIIINWDGDDVDIDQKGVAKFPIPGKNQFKVLKIEVGDANNQSVLINFSDPLKKDQDFKGLVAIENTNNLKFATMGNVLKVFYNKEPESKVDRGAATEAVAVQEVYDTTAVAIDTAAAAVEEIVEAVQSTQDGFSGSKLVEVFQGIENIYGNKMKNNYSEKLLFEQVKPGVKLLKSGNILPSSNNLKINFEVANLNAVDVKVFKIYKNNIMQFLQNNELNGTRNLRQVGQAIAKTKIELKQNNLIDYTKWNTYALDLSKIIKPEPGAIYRIEFSYKKAYSMYRCTSSTTPDDEEDEEGYYNREDEEEVDENDVNYSNSGYDYYYEEDYEWRESQDPCSDYYFYNTKVGTNILATDLGVIAKRGTDKSVVVAVSDIVSTKAVSGAKVDLYNFQQQKIASSTTDSDGMASFRLEKYAYFAIVSDGDQSTYVKLDDELSLSVSNFDVSGETLQKGLKGYIYGERGVWRPGDTVYLSFILNDNANKLPASHPIKLKMNDPNGKTVYEAVQKMNALNHYKFIIPTEAEDITGNWEAVISIGGARFYKSIKIETIKPNRLKIKNSFNETILSANKENVNNIQVLWLHGAVAKDLKTEVQAKFSQQVTTFKGFSNYVFDDPTRSFYTEEINIFSGKVNAQGRASIPIKPTIQGQAPGMLKAAFITKVYESGGDVSTDVASTSYSPYPTYVGVKSPEPNKYGMIETGRNNRFDIVTVSETGRPRSVKNLQVSVYRLQSRWWWDASNDNLSNYNTSNATIGYKNFYINTDASGRGSISFSVPDEDWGNYLIRVTDPTDGHATGVRVYIDMPWWSAKSRSTDGESATMLRFTTDKTNYAVGDKAKIFFPSSEGGRAMISIENGTKVLKTIWAKTKKGETTVELPITGDMAPNVYINISLLQPHASTKNDSPIRMYGIVPIEVIDKNTVLEPVLSMPDVLRPEQTVNVKVSEKKGKRMTYTIAVVDEGLLDLTRFKTPNAWTSFYTREALGVRTWDIYDDVIGAYGGKVNQVFSIGGDADAGGGKAKKANRFKPVVMYFGPFELNGGSKIHQIKLPKYIGSVRTMVVAADAKTSAYGMAEKATQVKSPLMILASLPRKISPSEKVTIPVTLFATEKHIKNVTLQIKTNSSVRVVGNSSQIVKFTEPDEKMAYFNLEVGATTGIGKIDIIATSGKEKSTYTVEIDVTNPNPVTNAFTDIVIPPNSSKTISWKTFGVSGSNKAKMEVSSVPTVDFGRRLDYLIQYPHGCVEQTTSSVFPQLYLTEIMDLDATYKQKIQKNVTAGIQRLGNFQQANGGLSYWPGNSDTDDWGTSYAGHFLIEAEKKGYVLPINFKTKWISYQQKQAKQWRFEKQEGNDFAQAYRLYTLALAGSADLASMNRLRETVGISNESKLRLAASYALVKQNSAGMSLLSKSFIDEQVSDNNYYHYYYGSADRNRAMALETLILLGQKQKAFAMATKLAKNLSSQQWMSTQTTAYGLYAMAKFAKSNGPKGVSISYTNAGKPEVITTDKTLAQRNLAVKMGNNSVTIKNNKKNTLFVRVLNSGILPVGSEKPMQSNVSANVVFKDRKGKAISVSKIAQGTEFYAEVTLTNRKNERVENIALSQILPSGFEIVNTRYTDFGDATSNVADYIDIRDDRANYYFSLKAAETRQFKILLNASYLGKYYLPGLQCEAMYDNEFLARTKGQWVEVVK, from the coding sequence ATGAAAACCAGCAAGATTCTAGGTTTGCTTGTTGCCATGTTACTATGGCAATCCTGTTCTAAAAAATCGGCTTCCGATTTTGATTCAGATCCCTCACTCTACAAAGATTACATTACAGGATTTTCATCGGGCTTCGTCTCGGTCAACTCGGATTTTAGGGTCCAATTGGCCTTCAACAAGAGCGATTGGAAACCCAATCAGGAATTAGACGAAGATTTATTCGACATTTCTCCCAGCGTAAGCGGAAAAGTAGTAGCATTATCTCCCAACACGATTGCCTTTATCCCCAAAGAAAAATTGGAACAAAACACCTTGTACCAAATCACTTTGCATTTATCCGACATCACCAATAAAGTGCCGAAAGAGCTTAAAGATTTTAATTTTTCGGTCAAAACCATCAAGCAGGATTTTATAGTGAATACCCAAGATTTGCAGTCTTACAGCAGGGATTGGTATTACTTGCACGGCAACTTGAAAACGGCTGACAATCTAAGTTTTGAAGAAGCTCAGAAAATTATCGAAGCCACTCAAAACGACAAAAAACTCAAAATCAAATTCGATAAAGCAGTTAGTACGGCAACCGATTTCAAATTCATAATCGATAGTATCCAACGTTTTGAGGACGATGGTGAAATTATCATCAATTGGGATGGAGACGATGTGGATATCGACCAAAAAGGCGTGGCCAAATTCCCTATTCCGGGTAAAAATCAGTTCAAAGTGTTGAAGATTGAAGTAGGCGATGCCAACAACCAATCGGTGCTCATTAATTTTTCCGACCCGCTTAAAAAAGACCAAGATTTTAAAGGTTTGGTAGCGATAGAAAACACCAATAATTTGAAGTTTGCTACCATGGGTAATGTCCTGAAAGTGTTTTACAATAAAGAACCCGAATCCAAAGTTGACCGTGGTGCTGCAACTGAAGCGGTAGCAGTTCAGGAAGTATATGACACAACCGCAGTAGCCATTGATACTGCAGCCGCAGCGGTTGAAGAGATCGTGGAAGCGGTTCAGTCGACTCAAGATGGTTTTTCCGGTAGTAAATTAGTAGAAGTTTTTCAAGGCATTGAAAACATCTACGGCAACAAAATGAAAAATAATTATTCGGAGAAACTGTTGTTCGAACAAGTAAAACCGGGTGTAAAATTGCTTAAGAGCGGTAACATTTTACCCAGTTCTAATAATTTGAAAATCAATTTTGAAGTCGCTAATTTAAATGCCGTTGATGTAAAGGTTTTCAAAATCTACAAAAACAACATCATGCAGTTTTTGCAAAACAATGAGCTCAACGGAACGCGTAATCTGAGACAAGTGGGACAAGCCATTGCCAAGACTAAAATCGAATTAAAACAAAACAATCTAATAGATTACACCAAGTGGAATACTTATGCTTTGGACCTTTCTAAAATCATTAAACCCGAACCGGGCGCAATTTACCGCATAGAGTTCTCGTATAAAAAAGCGTATTCGATGTACAGATGTACTTCTTCGACTACTCCGGATGATGAAGAAGACGAAGAGGGTTATTACAACCGTGAAGATGAAGAAGAGGTTGATGAAAATGATGTGAATTACAGCAACAGTGGCTACGATTACTACTACGAAGAAGACTACGAATGGCGCGAAAGTCAAGATCCGTGTTCCGATTATTATTTTTACAACACCAAAGTCGGGACCAATATTTTAGCCACAGATTTAGGAGTAATTGCCAAGCGCGGTACCGATAAATCGGTTGTGGTTGCCGTGAGTGATATCGTTTCTACCAAAGCGGTTTCGGGCGCCAAAGTGGATTTGTACAATTTCCAACAACAAAAAATAGCTTCTTCTACCACAGACAGCGATGGTATGGCTTCGTTCCGGTTGGAGAAATATGCTTATTTCGCCATTGTCAGCGATGGTGACCAAAGTACTTACGTAAAACTTGATGATGAGTTGTCTTTGTCCGTGAGTAATTTTGATGTTTCCGGCGAAACGTTACAAAAAGGACTAAAAGGTTACATCTACGGAGAACGCGGCGTTTGGCGTCCTGGCGATACGGTGTATTTGTCTTTTATTTTAAATGATAATGCTAATAAACTACCGGCATCGCATCCGATTAAGTTGAAAATGAACGACCCGAACGGCAAAACCGTTTACGAAGCGGTGCAAAAAATGAATGCGCTCAACCATTACAAATTCATCATTCCAACCGAAGCTGAAGACATTACCGGAAATTGGGAAGCAGTAATCAGTATTGGCGGCGCGCGTTTTTACAAAAGCATCAAGATTGAAACCATCAAACCGAATCGTTTGAAAATTAAAAACAGTTTTAATGAAACCATACTTTCGGCCAACAAAGAAAACGTCAATAACATTCAAGTATTGTGGTTGCATGGCGCGGTGGCTAAAGATTTAAAAACCGAAGTACAAGCCAAGTTCTCCCAACAGGTAACGACTTTCAAAGGGTTTTCCAACTATGTTTTTGATGATCCAACTAGAAGTTTCTATACGGAAGAAATCAATATTTTCTCAGGAAAAGTCAATGCTCAAGGTCGAGCTTCTATTCCCATCAAACCAACGATTCAAGGTCAGGCTCCGGGAATGTTGAAAGCCGCGTTTATTACCAAAGTCTATGAAAGCGGCGGCGATGTGAGTACCGATGTGGCATCGACTTCTTATTCGCCTTACCCAACTTATGTCGGCGTAAAATCGCCTGAACCGAATAAATACGGCATGATTGAAACCGGCAGAAACAATCGTTTTGACATCGTAACGGTAAGTGAAACCGGTCGTCCGCGTTCAGTTAAAAATTTGCAAGTTAGCGTTTACCGTTTGCAATCGCGTTGGTGGTGGGATGCTTCGAATGATAATTTGTCCAACTATAATACTTCGAATGCGACCATTGGATACAAAAATTTCTACATTAATACAGATGCGTCCGGTAGAGGAAGTATCTCCTTTTCGGTTCCCGATGAAGATTGGGGCAATTACTTAATCCGAGTAACTGATCCAACTGATGGTCATGCAACCGGAGTTAGAGTTTACATTGATATGCCTTGGTGGTCTGCCAAAAGCAGAAGTACTGATGGAGAGTCAGCAACCATGTTGCGATTCACCACCGATAAAACCAATTATGCCGTTGGCGATAAAGCCAAAATTTTCTTCCCATCGAGTGAAGGCGGAAGAGCAATGATTTCTATTGAAAATGGAACCAAAGTATTGAAAACCATTTGGGCCAAAACCAAAAAAGGGGAAACCACGGTTGAATTGCCTATCACCGGTGACATGGCGCCAAATGTGTACATCAACATTTCCTTATTGCAACCGCACGCTTCTACCAAAAACGATTCGCCTATCAGAATGTACGGCATCGTTCCGATTGAAGTAATCGATAAGAATACAGTATTGGAACCGGTACTTTCTATGCCGGATGTCTTGCGTCCGGAGCAAACCGTTAATGTCAAAGTTTCTGAAAAGAAAGGCAAGAGAATGACTTATACCATCGCCGTAGTCGATGAAGGTTTGTTGGATTTAACCCGTTTTAAAACCCCTAATGCCTGGACGAGTTTCTATACCCGTGAAGCGTTAGGCGTAAGAACTTGGGATATTTATGATGATGTGATTGGCGCTTATGGCGGAAAAGTCAACCAAGTGTTCAGTATTGGTGGAGATGCCGATGCCGGCGGTGGCAAAGCCAAAAAAGCGAATCGTTTCAAACCGGTGGTAATGTACTTTGGACCATTTGAATTGAACGGCGGTTCTAAAATCCACCAAATCAAATTGCCGAAATACATCGGTTCGGTGCGAACTATGGTCGTGGCGGCTGATGCCAAAACCAGCGCTTACGGTATGGCCGAAAAAGCCACGCAAGTCAAAAGTCCGTTGATGATTTTGGCGTCGTTGCCGAGAAAAATTTCACCTTCGGAAAAAGTAACCATTCCGGTAACGCTTTTCGCCACAGAAAAACACATCAAAAATGTAACGCTGCAAATCAAAACCAATAGTAGTGTCAGAGTGGTAGGCAACTCGAGCCAAATCGTAAAATTCACCGAACCGGATGAAAAGATGGCGTATTTCAATTTGGAAGTCGGTGCCACAACCGGCATTGGGAAAATAGACATCATCGCGACTTCGGGTAAAGAAAAATCGACTTACACCGTTGAAATTGATGTGACCAATCCAAATCCGGTGACGAATGCCTTTACCGATATTGTCATTCCGCCTAATAGTTCGAAAACCATTTCATGGAAAACCTTTGGCGTAAGCGGCAGCAACAAAGCGAAGATGGAAGTGTCCTCGGTGCCGACTGTCGATTTCGGCAGAAGATTGGATTATTTGATTCAGTATCCTCACGGTTGCGTGGAGCAAACTACTTCGTCGGTATTCCCGCAATTGTATTTGACGGAGATTATGGATTTGGATGCGACCTACAAACAAAAAATCCAGAAAAATGTCACGGCCGGAATTCAGCGATTGGGGAATTTCCAACAAGCGAATGGCGGTCTTTCTTATTGGCCGGGGAACTCCGATACGGATGATTGGGGAACTTCTTATGCAGGACATTTCCTGATTGAAGCGGAGAAAAAAGGCTATGTGTTGCCTATCAATTTCAAAACCAAATGGATTAGTTACCAACAAAAACAAGCCAAACAATGGCGCTTTGAAAAACAAGAAGGCAATGATTTTGCTCAGGCTTATCGTTTGTACACCTTAGCTTTAGCCGGTTCGGCCGATTTAGCTTCGATGAACCGATTGCGAGAAACTGTTGGTATTTCTAACGAAAGCAAATTGCGTTTGGCCGCGAGTTATGCTTTGGTTAAACAAAATAGTGCGGGCATGTCGTTGCTGAGCAAATCGTTTATTGATGAACAAGTTTCAGACAACAATTATTACCATTATTACTATGGTTCAGCCGATAGAAACCGTGCGATGGCTTTAGAAACCTTGATATTGTTAGGCCAAAAACAAAAAGCGTTTGCCATGGCTACCAAATTGGCCAAAAACCTTTCGAGCCAACAATGGATGAGTACACAAACAACCGCTTACGGATTGTATGCGATGGCCAAATTCGCCAAGTCGAATGGTCCAAAAGGCGTTTCCATTTCGTATACCAATGCCGGAAAACCGGAAGTTATTACAACCGATAAAACTTTGGCACAACGCAACTTGGCAGTTAAAATGGGCAACAATTCGGTGACGATTAAAAACAACAAAAAGAATACGTTGTTTGTTCGAGTCTTGAATAGCGGGATTCTTCCGGTGGGAAGCGAAAAACCAATGCAAAGTAATGTGAGCGCTAATGTGGTGTTCAAAGACCGAAAAGGCAAAGCCATCAGCGTTTCCAAAATTGCGCAAGGAACAGAATTTTATGCTGAAGTGACGTTGACCAACCGCAAAAACGAAAGAGTGGAAAACATTGCTTTGTCGCAAATTCTGCCATCCGGATTTGAAATTGTGAACACGCGCTACACCGATTTTGGTGATGCCACAAGCAATGTAGCCGATTATATCGACATTCGGGATGACCGAGCCAATTACTATTTCAGTTTGAAAGCAGCCGAAACCCGACAGTTCAAAATCTTGTTGAATGCTTCTTATTTGGGTAAATACTATTTGCCTGGATTGCAGTGTGAAGCGATGTACGACAACGAGTTTTTAGCGCGTACTAAAGGACAATGGGTGGAAGTGGTAAAATAA
- a CDS encoding nucleoside deaminase translates to MENPFTDEYFMKKALQEAELAFDKGEIPVGAVIVIDNKVIARTHNLTEMLHDVTAHAEMQAITSAANFIGGKYLKGCTLYVTLEPCQMCAGALYWSQISKVVFGASDEQRGFENLGTQLHPKTQVIKGVLAQEASDLMVRFFASKRK, encoded by the coding sequence ATGGAAAACCCTTTCACCGATGAGTATTTTATGAAGAAAGCTTTGCAGGAAGCCGAATTGGCTTTTGACAAAGGCGAAATTCCGGTCGGAGCCGTAATTGTAATCGATAATAAAGTGATTGCCAGAACGCACAATCTCACCGAAATGCTCCATGATGTCACCGCACATGCCGAAATGCAAGCCATCACTTCGGCTGCGAATTTCATCGGTGGAAAATACTTAAAAGGCTGTACTTTATACGTCACTTTAGAACCTTGTCAAATGTGCGCCGGTGCGTTGTACTGGAGCCAAATTTCAAAAGTGGTTTTCGGTGCTTCGGATGAGCAACGCGGTTTTGAAAATCTAGGTACCCAACTTCACCCGAAAACCCAAGTAATTAAAGGGGTTTTGGCCCAAGAAGCTTCCGATTTGATGGTGCGATTTTTTGCTTCTAAGCGCAAATAA
- a CDS encoding 1-deoxy-D-xylulose-5-phosphate synthase — MSKKLLQHINNPVDLRKLDVAQLPELAKELREFIIDIVSVKEGHLGASLGVVELTIALHYVFDTPNDLLVWDVGHQAYGHKILTERRKKFDTNRQLGGLSGFPKRSESVYDTFGVGHSSTAISAALGMAIASQLKGENKHHIAVVGDASIASGMAFEGLNHAGVTDADLLVILNDNAIGIDPSVGALKNYLTAVKEGKNPKQNNMIKSLNIDYSGPIDGHDLPALITELERLKKVKGPKFLHLITTKGKGLQKAEEDQVKYHAPGKFDATTGEIHKTATENLAPKFQDVFGLTLVELAKTNPKIIGITPAMPSGSSMKFMMDAFPKRAFDVGIAEQHAVTLSAGMATQGMVVFCNIYSTFLQRAYDQVIHDVALQNLPVIFCLDRAGLVGEDGATHHGVFDIAYLRCIPNMMVYAPKDEIDLQNILYTASLGLKHPIAIRYPRGRGKNADWKFPSDFQKIELRKAQKLKKGKKVAILTTGTIADNVTAALADIEDDGHFAHYHFGFIKPLDEKKLHKICDKFSTIITVEDGVTTGGFGSAILEFAAKNDYVNEIFLCGVPDYFIEHGTVDELQQFCNIDVDGLKSLFSTLLEEEEED, encoded by the coding sequence ATGTCTAAAAAATTGCTCCAACATATTAATAATCCAGTCGATTTGCGAAAACTAGACGTGGCTCAATTGCCCGAATTGGCGAAAGAGTTGCGCGAGTTTATTATTGATATCGTTTCGGTAAAAGAAGGACATCTCGGTGCGAGTTTGGGCGTAGTCGAATTGACGATTGCTTTGCATTATGTTTTTGATACGCCCAATGATTTATTGGTTTGGGATGTTGGGCATCAAGCTTACGGTCATAAAATTTTGACCGAAAGAAGAAAGAAATTCGATACTAATAGACAATTGGGCGGACTTTCCGGTTTTCCGAAACGCAGCGAAAGTGTGTATGATACTTTTGGCGTAGGCCATTCTTCTACGGCGATTTCTGCGGCATTGGGTATGGCGATTGCGTCCCAATTGAAAGGCGAAAACAAACACCATATAGCCGTTGTAGGCGATGCCTCGATTGCGAGCGGAATGGCGTTTGAAGGTTTGAATCATGCCGGCGTTACCGATGCAGATTTGTTGGTGATTTTAAACGACAATGCTATCGGAATTGACCCAAGCGTTGGTGCATTGAAAAACTATTTGACTGCGGTTAAAGAAGGCAAAAACCCTAAGCAGAACAACATGATTAAGTCGCTGAATATTGATTATTCGGGGCCAATTGACGGTCATGATTTGCCAGCTTTGATTACCGAATTAGAACGACTCAAAAAAGTAAAAGGACCCAAATTTTTACACCTCATAACCACCAAAGGCAAAGGTTTACAAAAGGCCGAAGAAGACCAAGTGAAATACCATGCGCCCGGAAAATTTGATGCTACCACTGGAGAAATTCACAAAACAGCAACGGAAAATCTGGCGCCGAAATTTCAAGATGTATTTGGACTAACCTTAGTAGAATTGGCGAAAACCAACCCGAAAATCATCGGAATCACGCCTGCTATGCCCAGCGGCAGTTCAATGAAATTTATGATGGATGCTTTTCCGAAACGGGCTTTTGATGTGGGAATTGCTGAGCAACACGCCGTAACCCTTTCCGCCGGAATGGCGACGCAAGGCATGGTGGTTTTTTGCAACATTTATTCGACTTTTTTACAACGCGCTTATGACCAGGTAATCCACGATGTGGCTTTGCAAAACCTGCCGGTTATCTTTTGTTTGGACCGAGCGGGATTAGTGGGTGAAGACGGTGCGACGCATCACGGTGTTTTTGATATTGCGTATTTGCGTTGCATTCCGAATATGATGGTTTATGCGCCTAAAGATGAAATCGATTTGCAAAATATACTGTATACCGCTTCTTTGGGATTAAAACATCCGATTGCGATTCGTTATCCGCGTGGTCGTGGGAAAAATGCGGATTGGAAATTCCCTAGCGATTTTCAAAAAATTGAACTTCGGAAAGCGCAGAAGTTGAAAAAAGGCAAAAAAGTAGCCATCTTAACTACCGGAACGATTGCAGATAATGTGACTGCTGCCTTAGCTGATATAGAAGATGATGGTCACTTTGCCCACTATCATTTTGGGTTTATCAAACCTTTGGACGAAAAAAAACTGCACAAAATCTGTGATAAATTCTCCACTATCATTACCGTGGAAGATGGTGTAACAACCGGCGGGTTTGGTAGTGCTATCTTAGAATTTGCGGCCAAAAATGATTATGTCAACGAAATCTTCCTTTGTGGTGTACCCGATTATTTTATCGAACACGGTACGGTGGACGAGCTACAACAATTCTGCAATATTGATGTAGATGGTTTGAAATCGCTTTTTTCTACTTTACTCGAGGAAGAGGAAGAAGATTAA
- a CDS encoding deoxyguanosinetriphosphate triphosphohydrolase: MTWEQLLSLKRQGDTGKRLRIEQDDTRLGFEVDYDRIIFSSAFRSLQDKTQVIPLSKTDFVHTRLTHSLEVSVVGRSIGRLVGKKIIEKYPYLKEIHGYHMNDFGAIVAAAALAHDIGNPPFGHSGEKAIGEYFAIGKGQQYKDQLTPKQWQDLVDFEGNANGFSVLTSSRPGIEGSLRLSYATLGAFTKYPKESLPKKPTKNIADKKYGFFQSDVAFFKEVAEELGMISNKTGADVGYERHPLAFLVEAADDICYTIIDFEDGINLGLVSEDYALEYLIKLVKDTIDAAKYQTLTTKEDRISYLRALAIGNLINDAVRVFIENEEAILQGKFHFALTDKSKYKAQMDDIIKLSVKNIYQSREVIEKELSGYQIINNLLDKFITAYNNTYDGKATNYDKLLMKILPEKHHLEKESLYERLLHICHFISMLTDGKAVELNKIVTA, encoded by the coding sequence ATGACCTGGGAACAACTTTTATCTCTAAAACGCCAAGGCGATACCGGCAAAAGATTGCGCATCGAACAAGACGACACGCGTCTCGGCTTTGAGGTTGATTACGATCGTATCATCTTTTCGTCGGCTTTTCGGAGTTTGCAAGATAAAACCCAAGTGATTCCGTTATCTAAAACCGATTTCGTTCATACTAGATTAACCCACAGTTTGGAAGTTTCCGTTGTTGGTCGTTCTATTGGAAGATTGGTCGGCAAAAAAATCATCGAAAAATACCCGTATCTCAAAGAAATCCATGGGTATCACATGAATGATTTCGGGGCAATTGTCGCCGCTGCAGCTTTGGCACACGATATTGGCAATCCGCCATTCGGACATTCAGGCGAAAAAGCCATTGGAGAATATTTTGCGATTGGGAAAGGCCAACAATACAAAGACCAACTGACGCCCAAACAATGGCAAGATTTAGTCGATTTTGAAGGCAACGCCAATGGATTTTCCGTGTTAACGAGTTCGCGTCCGGGAATCGAAGGCAGTTTGCGTTTATCATACGCCACATTGGGTGCTTTTACCAAATATCCGAAGGAAAGTTTACCTAAAAAACCAACCAAAAACATCGCCGATAAAAAATACGGTTTCTTCCAATCCGACGTTGCTTTTTTCAAAGAAGTCGCCGAAGAATTAGGCATGATTTCCAATAAAACCGGAGCAGATGTCGGTTACGAACGCCATCCGTTAGCGTTTTTAGTCGAAGCCGCTGATGATATTTGCTACACCATTATCGACTTTGAAGACGGCATCAACCTCGGTTTGGTTTCCGAAGATTATGCGTTGGAATACTTAATCAAGTTAGTCAAAGACACTATTGACGCGGCGAAATACCAAACTTTAACTACTAAAGAAGACCGAATCAGCTACTTGCGTGCGTTAGCAATTGGCAACTTAATCAACGATGCCGTTCGCGTGTTTATCGAAAACGAAGAAGCGATTTTACAGGGGAAATTCCATTTTGCCTTAACCGACAAAAGCAAGTACAAAGCCCAAATGGACGACATTATCAAGCTAAGTGTGAAGAACATTTACCAAAGCCGAGAAGTCATAGAGAAAGAGCTTTCGGGTTACCAAATCATCAATAATTTGTTGGACAAATTCATCACGGCGTATAACAATACGTATGACGGTAAAGCTACAAATTACGATAAGTTATTAATGAAGATTTTACCCGAAAAACACCATTTGGAAAAAGAAAGTCTCTACGAAAGATTGCTCCACATTTGTCATTTCATCTCGATGCTAACCGATGGAAAAGCGGTGGAGTTGAATAAAATAGTTACGGCTTAA
- a CDS encoding GNAT family N-acetyltransferase, with translation MISIVRTTSDNKDFGALVLQLDAYLRILDGDDHEFYAQFNKTNLLKNALICYENEVAVGIGAYKEYDSETAEIKRMYTLPEYRGKGIAKAILTELELWAKEEGYKTALLETGYMQKDAIGLYQKLGYEITENFGQYIGVENSVCMKKIIK, from the coding sequence ATGATTTCAATCGTCAGAACCACTTCCGACAACAAAGATTTTGGAGCTTTAGTCCTCCAACTCGATGCCTATTTGCGAATTCTAGATGGTGATGACCACGAGTTTTATGCCCAATTCAACAAAACCAATCTGCTCAAAAACGCCTTAATTTGTTATGAAAATGAAGTAGCAGTTGGTATCGGCGCCTACAAAGAATATGATTCCGAAACCGCCGAAATCAAACGCATGTACACTTTACCCGAATACCGCGGCAAAGGTATCGCCAAAGCCATTTTAACCGAACTGGAACTTTGGGCCAAAGAAGAAGGCTATAAAACTGCCCTACTCGAAACCGGATACATGCAAAAAGACGCCATTGGTTTATACCAAAAACTCGGCTACGAAATCACCGAAAACTTCGGGCAATACATCGGTGTGGAAAACAGCGTCTGCATGAAGAAAATCATAAAATAA
- a CDS encoding RDD family protein encodes MEQNLRKPYLISEALLASHGQRFVNLLIDSVMQLLLLFIVLVFIVAGMELQEGKAYLDHFAIDVWQQYTFTASVTLFYYNVFEIFTARTVGKWITQTVVVNENGEKPNHEMILVRSLCRLIPLNWLPFVLSLFMGSTAKGWHDSISKTYVVDKRALEREKLEFYQSKSNTNEA; translated from the coding sequence ATGGAACAAAATCTACGAAAGCCATACCTGATTTCCGAAGCGCTTTTGGCTTCTCATGGGCAAAGGTTTGTCAATTTGCTAATCGATTCCGTGATGCAATTGCTATTGCTTTTTATCGTTTTGGTTTTTATAGTCGCCGGAATGGAACTCCAAGAAGGCAAAGCTTATCTCGATCATTTTGCCATTGATGTTTGGCAACAATACACCTTTACCGCAAGTGTTACCCTATTTTATTACAATGTCTTCGAAATATTCACCGCCAGAACCGTAGGAAAATGGATTACCCAAACCGTAGTAGTCAACGAAAACGGAGAAAAGCCCAATCACGAAATGATTTTAGTGCGTTCCCTTTGCCGATTGATTCCGCTCAATTGGTTGCCGTTCGTACTATCATTGTTCATGGGTTCGACGGCCAAAGGTTGGCACGACAGTATTTCTAAAACCTATGTAGTCGATAAAAGAGCCTTAGAGCGAGAAAAGCTGGAGTTTTACCAATCCAAATCAAATACTAACGAAGCATAA